One uncultured Hyphomonas sp. genomic region harbors:
- a CDS encoding NADP-dependent isocitrate dehydrogenase: MAKIKVKNPIVEMDGDEMTRIIWQLIKDKLIHPYLDVDLKYYDLSIQKRDETDDQITIDAANATKQYGVAVKCATITPDEARVEEFGLKKMWRSPNGTIRNILGGVVFREPIVISNIPRLVPGWTKPVVVGRHAFGDQYKATDFLVPGKGKLTMKWEAEDGSDSKEFEVFDFPSSGIAMGMYNLDESIRDFARASMNYGLQRKWPVYLSTKNTILKAYDGRFKDIFQEVFDNEFADKFAEFGGTYEHRLIDDMVAAAMKWSGGYVWACKNYDGDVQSDTVAQGYGSLGLMTSVLMSPDGNTVEAEAAHGTVTRHYRNHQKGEATSTNSIASIYAWTQGLDHRGRMDGTPEVRKFAQTLEKTIVKTVESGIMTKDLALLVGPDQGYQTTEGFIEKVAQNFEEAMSKA; this comes from the coding sequence ATGGCGAAAATCAAGGTCAAGAACCCGATCGTCGAGATGGACGGGGACGAAATGACCCGCATCATCTGGCAGCTTATCAAGGACAAGCTGATCCACCCCTACCTGGACGTCGACCTGAAGTATTACGACCTGTCGATCCAGAAGCGCGACGAAACCGACGACCAGATCACCATCGACGCTGCCAACGCCACCAAGCAGTATGGTGTGGCCGTGAAGTGCGCGACGATCACGCCGGATGAAGCCCGCGTGGAAGAATTCGGCCTGAAGAAGATGTGGCGCTCGCCGAACGGCACGATCCGTAACATCCTCGGCGGCGTTGTGTTCCGCGAGCCGATCGTGATCTCGAACATCCCGCGCCTCGTGCCGGGCTGGACCAAACCGGTTGTTGTCGGCCGTCACGCCTTCGGCGACCAGTACAAGGCCACCGACTTCCTCGTGCCGGGCAAAGGCAAGCTGACCATGAAATGGGAAGCCGAGGACGGTTCCGACTCCAAGGAATTCGAAGTGTTCGACTTCCCGAGCTCCGGCATCGCGATGGGCATGTACAACCTCGACGAGTCGATCCGCGACTTCGCCCGCGCCAGCATGAACTATGGCCTGCAGCGCAAGTGGCCGGTCTACCTGTCGACCAAGAACACCATCCTCAAAGCCTATGACGGCCGCTTCAAGGATATCTTCCAGGAAGTGTTCGACAACGAGTTCGCAGACAAGTTCGCTGAATTCGGTGGCACCTATGAGCACCGCCTGATCGACGACATGGTGGCGGCTGCCATGAAATGGTCCGGCGGTTATGTCTGGGCCTGTAAGAACTATGACGGCGACGTACAGTCCGACACGGTTGCCCAGGGCTACGGCTCGCTCGGCCTGATGACCTCCGTCCTGATGAGCCCGGATGGCAACACGGTCGAAGCCGAAGCCGCCCACGGCACCGTGACCCGCCACTACCGCAACCACCAGAAGGGCGAAGCGACTTCGACCAACTCGATCGCCTCGATCTACGCCTGGACACAAGGCCTCGACCATCGCGGCCGGATGGACGGAACGCCGGAAGTGCGCAAGTTCGCCCAGACGCTGGAGAAGACCATCGTGAAGACCGTTGAGAGCGGAATCATGACGAAAGACCTCGCTCTGCTGGTCGGCCCGGATCAGGGCTACCAGACGACCGAAGGCTTCATCGAGAAAGTTGCCCAGAACTTCGAAGAGGCCATGTCGAAGGCCTGA
- a CDS encoding TIGR03862 family flavoprotein, with protein MTTDRVAIIGSGPAGLMAAEVLSDAGVGVDVYEAMPSAGRKFLMAGKSGLNISHTGSGHDVLMRYHDYSGLFPDQIGAFGPDEVTAWMEGLGMSAHVGPTGRIFPQSMKASPLLRAWLRRLADRGVRLHLKHRWTGWAPDGALTFDTPEGAMTFMPAAAVFALGGGSWRRLGSDGAWAGPFGEAGIEVAPFRPSNCGFTVDWSQRIRDEFAGAPVKGVRLSAGGQATREEFALTARGVESGGVYSLSAALRDEIEADGSATLWLDLLPDMDVAEVARRLAAAPVKQSLSNRLRKALKLTGVKSALLFECADRDALNDPARAAEAIKALPLKLTGTVPLDEAISTAGGVAWGALDDRLMLKEKPGYFCAGEMIAWDAPTGGYLITACMATGRAAGRGVLDWLARHAAD; from the coding sequence GTGACGACTGATCGCGTCGCCATTATCGGTTCCGGCCCGGCCGGCCTGATGGCCGCTGAAGTGCTGTCGGACGCCGGTGTCGGCGTCGACGTTTACGAGGCGATGCCGAGCGCCGGGCGCAAATTCCTGATGGCCGGAAAAAGCGGACTGAACATATCTCATACCGGATCAGGTCATGACGTCCTCATGCGATACCATGACTATAGCGGACTATTCCCCGACCAGATCGGAGCTTTCGGACCGGACGAGGTGACCGCCTGGATGGAAGGCCTCGGCATGTCCGCGCATGTTGGCCCGACCGGCCGAATCTTCCCGCAATCGATGAAGGCGTCCCCACTGCTGCGCGCCTGGTTGAGGCGGCTCGCAGACAGGGGCGTTCGGCTTCACCTGAAACACCGCTGGACCGGCTGGGCACCGGATGGCGCACTCACCTTCGATACGCCGGAGGGGGCCATGACCTTCATGCCCGCCGCAGCGGTCTTCGCCCTTGGCGGCGGCAGCTGGCGGCGGCTCGGGTCGGACGGCGCGTGGGCTGGTCCGTTCGGCGAGGCGGGAATTGAGGTGGCGCCGTTCCGGCCTTCGAATTGCGGGTTCACCGTGGACTGGTCCCAGCGGATACGGGACGAGTTTGCCGGTGCGCCGGTGAAAGGCGTGCGCTTGTCAGCAGGCGGGCAGGCGACGCGAGAGGAATTTGCCTTAACGGCGCGCGGCGTTGAGAGCGGCGGCGTCTACTCGCTCTCCGCCGCGCTTCGCGATGAGATCGAAGCAGACGGCAGCGCGACGCTCTGGCTGGACCTGCTGCCGGATATGGATGTGGCGGAAGTTGCGCGACGGCTGGCGGCGGCGCCTGTCAAACAGTCCCTGTCGAACCGGTTGCGCAAGGCGCTGAAGCTCACCGGGGTGAAATCGGCTTTGTTGTTTGAGTGCGCGGACCGTGACGCGCTGAACGATCCGGCGCGCGCGGCGGAGGCGATCAAGGCGCTGCCGCTGAAGCTGACTGGCACGGTGCCGCTGGATGAGGCGATCTCGACGGCAGGCGGCGTCGCGTGGGGTGCGCTGGACGATCGGCTGATGCTGAAAGAAAAGCCCGGGTATTTCTGCGCGGGCGAGATGATCGCATGGGATGCGCCAACAGGCGGCTATCTGATCACGGCCTGCATGGCGACAGGCCGGGCGGCCGGACGCGGCGTGCTGGATTGGCTCGCACGCCACGCCGCGGACTGA
- a CDS encoding TrmH family RNA methyltransferase → MADHRSPAIILHSPQLGENIGAAARVMRNFGLTDLRLVTPRDGWPNPAADTMSAGAFEAGVTVTVHETLQDALGGITWLAAATARLRGMEKRVGDAQDAAAAAHERLGTGKSAIMFGAEKSGLPNDAVAVADFLMTYPVDVDFKSLNLAQAVCVFCAEWGKLAIGPRADEGDNKAGLGDLAPRDELYRMFEHFEEELERAGYFFPPEKTALMKDNLRAALIRADWTRQEVQTFRGAIKALALGRGKARVIRDD, encoded by the coding sequence ATGGCAGATCACCGCAGCCCGGCCATCATTCTCCACTCGCCCCAATTGGGCGAAAATATCGGCGCGGCCGCGCGTGTCATGCGCAACTTTGGTCTGACGGATCTGCGCCTCGTCACGCCGCGCGATGGCTGGCCGAATCCGGCGGCGGACACGATGTCAGCGGGCGCTTTCGAGGCGGGCGTGACCGTGACTGTGCATGAAACACTACAGGATGCGCTGGGCGGCATCACCTGGCTCGCTGCGGCGACGGCGCGGCTGCGGGGGATGGAGAAGCGGGTCGGCGATGCGCAGGATGCCGCGGCGGCGGCGCATGAGCGTCTCGGTACCGGCAAATCGGCGATCATGTTCGGGGCGGAGAAGTCCGGCCTGCCAAATGATGCCGTTGCGGTGGCCGATTTCCTGATGACCTACCCTGTGGATGTGGATTTCAAGAGCCTGAACCTCGCCCAGGCCGTCTGTGTGTTCTGCGCGGAATGGGGCAAACTGGCCATCGGACCGCGCGCCGACGAGGGGGACAACAAGGCCGGTCTCGGCGACCTCGCCCCGCGCGACGAGCTCTACCGCATGTTCGAGCATTTCGAGGAAGAGCTTGAAAGAGCGGGATATTTCTTCCCGCCGGAGAAGACCGCGCTGATGAAGGACAACCTTCGCGCGGCCCTGATCCGGGCGGACTGGACGCGGCAGGAAGTGCAGACCTTCCGGGGCGCGATCAAGGCGCTGGCGCTCGGCCGGGGCAAGGCGCGGGTGATCCGTGACGACTGA
- a CDS encoding crotonase/enoyl-CoA hydratase family protein has product MPVEYEKKGHVAIITMNRPEARNAINGEMAQTMEAALDQMESDPEVWVGILTAVGKAFCAGADLKEISAGNGAALSTKKGGFAGIAKRERTKPLIAAITGSALAGGTEVALSCDMIICAEDTNFGLPEVKRSLVAGAGGLFRLPRVIGKAMALEVILTGDPLPAQRAYELGMVNKVAPEAEVMAEAEKLAARITANAPLAVAASRSVAIEATSKTDDELWKDSGKAFASIVGTEDFKEGPKAFIEKRAPVWKGK; this is encoded by the coding sequence ATGCCAGTCGAATATGAGAAAAAGGGCCACGTCGCCATCATCACGATGAACCGTCCGGAAGCCCGTAACGCCATCAATGGCGAAATGGCCCAGACGATGGAAGCCGCGCTCGACCAGATGGAATCCGACCCGGAAGTCTGGGTGGGCATCCTCACGGCTGTCGGCAAGGCCTTCTGCGCCGGCGCTGACCTGAAAGAAATCTCGGCTGGCAACGGCGCCGCCCTTTCAACCAAGAAAGGCGGCTTTGCAGGGATTGCAAAACGTGAGCGCACGAAGCCGCTGATCGCGGCCATCACCGGCTCGGCCCTCGCAGGCGGAACGGAAGTCGCGCTGTCCTGCGACATGATCATCTGCGCCGAGGACACGAATTTCGGCCTGCCGGAAGTGAAGCGCTCACTGGTCGCCGGTGCCGGTGGCCTGTTCCGCCTGCCGCGCGTCATCGGCAAGGCGATGGCGCTGGAAGTCATCCTCACGGGTGATCCGCTGCCGGCTCAGCGCGCCTATGAGCTTGGCATGGTCAACAAGGTGGCCCCGGAAGCCGAAGTGATGGCCGAAGCTGAAAAGCTCGCCGCCCGCATCACCGCCAACGCCCCGCTCGCCGTCGCCGCCAGCCGGTCGGTCGCGATCGAGGCCACCTCCAAGACCGATGACGAACTCTGGAAAGACAGCGGCAAGGCCTTCGCCAGCATCGTCGGCACCGAAGACTTCAAGGAAGGCCCCAAAGCCTTCATCGAGAAGCGTGCCCCGGTCTGGAAGGGCAAGTAA